A genome region from Prinia subflava isolate CZ2003 ecotype Zambia chromosome 12, Cam_Psub_1.2, whole genome shotgun sequence includes the following:
- the MYOCD gene encoding myocardin isoform X8 — MCKSVVTWDPALKSPSAFHEQRKSLERAKTEDYLKHKIRSRPERSDLVNMHILQDSAAEGSIQSTQMKLKRARLADDLNEKIALRPGPLELVEKNIIPVDSAVKEAIKGSQGGFPRQTDAFAFEEDSSNDGLSPERPRSRGSPGPAEPPPGSKAPEPPPAASAGAPQDRPPSADGHAPDTAPGQGSQCDSPKQPAGQESPTLPVPSAVKSKSSSDSKNRHKKPKDTKPKVKKLKYHQYIPPDQKAEKSPPPMDSAYARLLQQQQLFLQLQILSQQQQQQQQHFNYPGMHQGQLKQSNEQMVKSSNSSSTSGNNTPLSPVKTTFSGQTCVSSIKPGPLPSNLDDLKVSELRQQLRIRGLPVSGTKTALMERLRPFQECSGSTVPNFSEITTVTFPVTPTSTLSSYQSQSSTSMLSNGFYHFGSTSSTPPISPASSELSVSGSLPDTFNDGPMSSPQFGLQPSPVHGSAEESLMSSMNGGSIQLELEGIDTEKDKMLVEKQKVINELTWKLQQEQRQVEELRMQLQKRKRSNGLEEKQQPAQHFFGVPIKQENTVSSCPFASKQMALKGQAGSSDKLSNCGVPQVPHIVNSHCLEPSGQSTITSSTFLSPQCSPQHSPLGAAKSPQHISLPPSPNSHYLLPVSPEGRSASPPGSGCLRTAPMAAQSGQKFSIPSPSFCKSSPALSEVKQPPPYEDAVKQQMTRSQQMDELLDVLIESGEIPANAKEDRSCLQKVPQIMVSAGSSGAAGPKGPAPFEPFEHCPGSSDAHLEVLLNAHSPLGRVSEMALLKMGAEEPHYDGMMEGFSGKAADELLNSQEILQTPLSPMETQLSPSPAEGSGLQMSFTESPWETMEWLDLTPPSSATGFSSLTPAGPSIFNIDFLDVADLNLNSSMDLHLQQW; from the exons ATGTGCAAATCTGTGGTTACCTGGGACCCAG CACTGAAAAGCCCATCTGCATTCCATGAACAGCGAAAAAGTCTGGAGCGAGCCAAG ACTGAAGATTATCTCAAGCACAAGATCAGAAGCAGGCCTGAGCGGTCAGACCTGGTCAATATGCACATTCTGCAAG ACTCGGCTGCAGAGGGGTCCATCCAGTCAACTCAGATGAAGCTGAAAAGAGCCCGACTGGCAGATGACCTCAATGAAAAGATTGCGCTCAGGCCTGGTCCTTTGGAGCTGGTGGAGAAGAATATTATTCCCGTGGACTCAGCTGTGAAAGAGGCCATAAAAG GCTCCCAGGGCGGCTTTCCCCGGCAGACCGACGCGTTCGCCTTCGAGGAGGACAGCAGCAACGACGGGCTGTCCCCGGAGCGGCCCCGCAGCCGCGGCTCCCCGGGCCCCGCCGAGCCGCCCCCCGGCTCCAAGGCCCCGgagccgccccccgccgcctcAGCCGGGGCTCCACAG GATCGTCCCCCCAGTGCCGATGGCCACGCTCCGGACACtgccccggggcagggcagccaGTGCGACAGCCCCAagcagccagcagggcaggagagcccGACGCTCCCGGTGCCCTCTGCCGTGAAG TCCAAGTCATCCAGTGATAGCAAGAACCGTCACAAAAAGCCCAAAGACACCAAGCCCAAAGTAAAGAAGCTCAAGTACCACCAGTACATCCCTCCAGACCAGAAAGCAGAGAAGTCCCCTCCACCCATGGATTCTGCATATGCCagactgctccagcagcagcagctcttcctgcagctccagatcctcagccagcagcaacagcagcagcagcagcatttcaacTACCCTGGGATGCACCAAGGACAGCTAAA GCAATCTAATGAGCAGATGGTCAAAAGTTCAAATTCTTCATCAACTTCTGGCAACAACACCCCTCTTTCTCCAGTGAAAACCACCTTTTCAGGCCAGACTTGTGTCTCATCTATCAAGCCAGGCCCTCTGCCATCCAACCTGGATGATCTCAAA GTGtcagagctgaggcagcagctccgaATACGAGGCCTGCCCGTGTCGGGTACCAAAACAGCGCTGATGGAGCGGCTGCGGCCCTTCCAGGAGTGCAGCGGCAGCACGGTGCCAAACTTCAGTGAGATCACCACCGTCACCTTCCCAGTCACCCCAACAAGCACCCTGTCCAGTTATCAGTCCCAGTCCTCCACCAGCATGTTGTCAAATGGCTTCTACCACtttggcagcaccagctccacCCCACCCATCTCGCCTGCCTCCTCGGAGCTCTCTGTGAGCGGCTCTTTGCCAGACACCTTCAACGACGGGCCCATGTCCTCCCCACAGTTTGGGCTCCAGCCATCGCCCGTCCACGGCAGCGCTGAGGAAAGCCTCATGAGCAGCATGAATGGAGGGAGCATCCAGCTGGAACTGGAAGGAATAGACACAGAGAAAGACAAGATGCTGGTGGAGAAGCAGAAGGTCATCAATGAACTGACGTGGAAgctgcagcaagagcagaggCAGGTGGAAGAGCTGCGGATGCAGCTCCAGAAGCGGAAGAGAAGCAACGGCCTTGAGGAGAAGCAGCAACCTGCTCAGCATTTCTTTGGTGTCCCCATCAAGCAAGAAAACACCGTGTCCAGCTGTCCATTTGCATCCAAACAAATGGCCCTGAAAGGCCAGGCCGGCAGCTCGGATAAGCTGAGTAACTGTGGGGTGCCGCAGGTGCCCCACATTGTAAATAGCCACTGCTTGGAGCCCTCAGGGCAGAGCACCATCACCTCCTCGACATTCCTGAGCCCGCAGTGCTCCCCCCAGCACtctcccctgggagctgccaagAGCCCCCAGCACATCAGCCTGCCACCATCCCCCAACAGCCACTACCTGCTGCCAGTGTCCCCCGAGGGCCGCAGCGCGTCCCCGCCGGGCAGCGGCTGCCTCCGCACAGCTCCG ATGGCTGCGCAGTCAGGCCAAAAGTTTTCTATTCCATCCCCAAGTTTTTGTAAGTCAAGCCCAGCCCTGTCAGAGGTAAAGCAGCCTCCACCCTATGAGGATGCAGTGAAGCAG CAGATGACACGAAGTCAGCAGATGGACGAGCTCCTGGACGTGCTGATTGAGAGTGGAG AAATTCCGGCCAACGCCAAGGAAGACCGCTCCTGCCTCCAGAAAGTCCCTCAGATCATGGTGTCCGCAGGGAGCTCCGGTGCCGCCGGCCCCAAGGGCCCCGCCCCGTTCGAGCCCTTCGAGCACTGCCCGGGCAGCAGCGACGCTCACCTCGAGGTGCTGCTCAACGCCCACAGCCCCCTGGGCAGGGTCAGCGAGATGGCCCTGCTGAAGATGGGGGCAGAGGAGCCCCACTACGATGGGATGATGGAGGGGTTCTCCGGGAAAGCCGCGGATGAACTGCTCAACTCCCAGGAGATTTTACAGACTCCCCTGTCGCCCATGGAAACGcagctctccccttcccctgccgAAGGCTCCGGTTTACAAATGAGTTTCACTGAGTCTCCGTGGGAAACAATGGAGTGGCTGGACCTCACCCCCCCCAGCTCGGCCACCGGCTTCAGCTCGCTCACCCCCGCGGGCCCCAGCATCTTCAACATCGATTTCCTGGATGTCGCCGACCTCAACCTGAACTCCAGCATGgacctgcacctgcagcagtgGTGA
- the MYOCD gene encoding myocardin isoform X9 produces MPPLKSPSAFHEQRKSLERAKTEDYLKHKIRSRPERSDLVNMHILQDSAAEGSIQSTQMKLKRARLADDLNEKIALRPGPLELVEKNIIPVDSAVKEAIKGSQGGFPRQTDAFAFEEDSSNDGLSPERPRSRGSPGPAEPPPGSKAPEPPPAASAGAPQDRPPSADGHAPDTAPGQGSQCDSPKQPAGQESPTLPVPSAVKSKSSSDSKNRHKKPKDTKPKVKKLKYHQYIPPDQKAEKSPPPMDSAYARLLQQQQLFLQLQILSQQQQQQQQHFNYPGMHQGQLKQSNEQMVKSSNSSSTSGNNTPLSPVKTTFSGQTCVSSIKPGPLPSNLDDLKVSELRQQLRIRGLPVSGTKTALMERLRPFQECSGSTVPNFSEITTVTFPVTPTSTLSSYQSQSSTSMLSNGFYHFGSTSSTPPISPASSELSVSGSLPDTFNDGPMSSPQFGLQPSPVHGSAEESLMSSMNGGSIQLELEGIDTEKDKMLVEKQKVINELTWKLQQEQRQVEELRMQLQKRKRSNGLEEKQQPAQHFFGVPIKQENTVSSCPFASKQMALKGQAGSSDKLSNCGVPQVPHIVNSHCLEPSGQSTITSSTFLSPQCSPQHSPLGAAKSPQHISLPPSPNSHYLLPVSPEGRSASPPGSGCLRTAPMAAQSGQKFSIPSPSFCKSSPALSEVKQPPPYEDAVKQQMTRSQQMDELLDVLIESGEIPANAKEDRSCLQKVPQIMVSAGSSGAAGPKGPAPFEPFEHCPGSSDAHLEVLLNAHSPLGRVSEMALLKMGAEEPHYDGMMEGFSGKAADELLNSQEILQTPLSPMETQLSPSPAEGSGLQMSFTESPWETMEWLDLTPPSSATGFSSLTPAGPSIFNIDFLDVADLNLNSSMDLHLQQW; encoded by the exons ATGCCAC CACTGAAAAGCCCATCTGCATTCCATGAACAGCGAAAAAGTCTGGAGCGAGCCAAG ACTGAAGATTATCTCAAGCACAAGATCAGAAGCAGGCCTGAGCGGTCAGACCTGGTCAATATGCACATTCTGCAAG ACTCGGCTGCAGAGGGGTCCATCCAGTCAACTCAGATGAAGCTGAAAAGAGCCCGACTGGCAGATGACCTCAATGAAAAGATTGCGCTCAGGCCTGGTCCTTTGGAGCTGGTGGAGAAGAATATTATTCCCGTGGACTCAGCTGTGAAAGAGGCCATAAAAG GCTCCCAGGGCGGCTTTCCCCGGCAGACCGACGCGTTCGCCTTCGAGGAGGACAGCAGCAACGACGGGCTGTCCCCGGAGCGGCCCCGCAGCCGCGGCTCCCCGGGCCCCGCCGAGCCGCCCCCCGGCTCCAAGGCCCCGgagccgccccccgccgcctcAGCCGGGGCTCCACAG GATCGTCCCCCCAGTGCCGATGGCCACGCTCCGGACACtgccccggggcagggcagccaGTGCGACAGCCCCAagcagccagcagggcaggagagcccGACGCTCCCGGTGCCCTCTGCCGTGAAG TCCAAGTCATCCAGTGATAGCAAGAACCGTCACAAAAAGCCCAAAGACACCAAGCCCAAAGTAAAGAAGCTCAAGTACCACCAGTACATCCCTCCAGACCAGAAAGCAGAGAAGTCCCCTCCACCCATGGATTCTGCATATGCCagactgctccagcagcagcagctcttcctgcagctccagatcctcagccagcagcaacagcagcagcagcagcatttcaacTACCCTGGGATGCACCAAGGACAGCTAAA GCAATCTAATGAGCAGATGGTCAAAAGTTCAAATTCTTCATCAACTTCTGGCAACAACACCCCTCTTTCTCCAGTGAAAACCACCTTTTCAGGCCAGACTTGTGTCTCATCTATCAAGCCAGGCCCTCTGCCATCCAACCTGGATGATCTCAAA GTGtcagagctgaggcagcagctccgaATACGAGGCCTGCCCGTGTCGGGTACCAAAACAGCGCTGATGGAGCGGCTGCGGCCCTTCCAGGAGTGCAGCGGCAGCACGGTGCCAAACTTCAGTGAGATCACCACCGTCACCTTCCCAGTCACCCCAACAAGCACCCTGTCCAGTTATCAGTCCCAGTCCTCCACCAGCATGTTGTCAAATGGCTTCTACCACtttggcagcaccagctccacCCCACCCATCTCGCCTGCCTCCTCGGAGCTCTCTGTGAGCGGCTCTTTGCCAGACACCTTCAACGACGGGCCCATGTCCTCCCCACAGTTTGGGCTCCAGCCATCGCCCGTCCACGGCAGCGCTGAGGAAAGCCTCATGAGCAGCATGAATGGAGGGAGCATCCAGCTGGAACTGGAAGGAATAGACACAGAGAAAGACAAGATGCTGGTGGAGAAGCAGAAGGTCATCAATGAACTGACGTGGAAgctgcagcaagagcagaggCAGGTGGAAGAGCTGCGGATGCAGCTCCAGAAGCGGAAGAGAAGCAACGGCCTTGAGGAGAAGCAGCAACCTGCTCAGCATTTCTTTGGTGTCCCCATCAAGCAAGAAAACACCGTGTCCAGCTGTCCATTTGCATCCAAACAAATGGCCCTGAAAGGCCAGGCCGGCAGCTCGGATAAGCTGAGTAACTGTGGGGTGCCGCAGGTGCCCCACATTGTAAATAGCCACTGCTTGGAGCCCTCAGGGCAGAGCACCATCACCTCCTCGACATTCCTGAGCCCGCAGTGCTCCCCCCAGCACtctcccctgggagctgccaagAGCCCCCAGCACATCAGCCTGCCACCATCCCCCAACAGCCACTACCTGCTGCCAGTGTCCCCCGAGGGCCGCAGCGCGTCCCCGCCGGGCAGCGGCTGCCTCCGCACAGCTCCG ATGGCTGCGCAGTCAGGCCAAAAGTTTTCTATTCCATCCCCAAGTTTTTGTAAGTCAAGCCCAGCCCTGTCAGAGGTAAAGCAGCCTCCACCCTATGAGGATGCAGTGAAGCAG CAGATGACACGAAGTCAGCAGATGGACGAGCTCCTGGACGTGCTGATTGAGAGTGGAG AAATTCCGGCCAACGCCAAGGAAGACCGCTCCTGCCTCCAGAAAGTCCCTCAGATCATGGTGTCCGCAGGGAGCTCCGGTGCCGCCGGCCCCAAGGGCCCCGCCCCGTTCGAGCCCTTCGAGCACTGCCCGGGCAGCAGCGACGCTCACCTCGAGGTGCTGCTCAACGCCCACAGCCCCCTGGGCAGGGTCAGCGAGATGGCCCTGCTGAAGATGGGGGCAGAGGAGCCCCACTACGATGGGATGATGGAGGGGTTCTCCGGGAAAGCCGCGGATGAACTGCTCAACTCCCAGGAGATTTTACAGACTCCCCTGTCGCCCATGGAAACGcagctctccccttcccctgccgAAGGCTCCGGTTTACAAATGAGTTTCACTGAGTCTCCGTGGGAAACAATGGAGTGGCTGGACCTCACCCCCCCCAGCTCGGCCACCGGCTTCAGCTCGCTCACCCCCGCGGGCCCCAGCATCTTCAACATCGATTTCCTGGATGTCGCCGACCTCAACCTGAACTCCAGCATGgacctgcacctgcagcagtgGTGA
- the MYOCD gene encoding myocardin isoform X6, whose product MNGVIKQDHKSAPAGNEEEKTPKEKPASEVRDGTKLQPPPFAERKNVLQLRLQQRRTREQLADQGIMPPLKSPSAFHEQRKSLERAKTEDYLKHKIRSRPERSDLVNMHILQDSAAEGSIQSTQMKLKRARLADDLNEKIALRPGPLELVEKNIIPVDSAVKEAIKGSQGGFPRQTDAFAFEEDSSNDGLSPERPRSRGSPGPAEPPPGSKAPEPPPAASAGAPQDRPPSADGHAPDTAPGQGSQCDSPKQPAGQESPTLPVPSAVKSKSSSDSKNRHKKPKDTKPKVKKLKYHQYIPPDQKAEKSPPPMDSAYARLLQQQQLFLQLQILSQQQQQQQQHFNYPGMHQGQLKQSNEQMVKSSNSSSTSGNNTPLSPVKTTFSGQTCVSSIKPGPLPSNLDDLKVSELRQQLRIRGLPVSGTKTALMERLRPFQECSGSTVPNFSEITTVTFPVTPTSTLSSYQSQSSTSMLSNGFYHFGSTSSTPPISPASSELSVSGSLPDTFNDGPMSSPQFGLQPSPVHGSAEESLMSSMNGGSIQLELEGIDTEKDKMLVEKQKVINELTWKLQQEQRQVEELRMQLQKRKRSNGLEEKQQPAQHFFGVPIKQENTVSSCPFASKQMALKGQAGSSDKLSNCGVPQVPHIVNSHCLEPSGQSTITSSTFLSPQCSPQHSPLGAAKSPQHISLPPSPNSHYLLPVSPEGRSASPPGSGCLRTAPMTRSQQMDELLDVLIESGEIPANAKEDRSCLQKVPQIMVSAGSSGAAGPKGPAPFEPFEHCPGSSDAHLEVLLNAHSPLGRVSEMALLKMGAEEPHYDGMMEGFSGKAADELLNSQEILQTPLSPMETQLSPSPAEGSGLQMSFTESPWETMEWLDLTPPSSATGFSSLTPAGPSIFNIDFLDVADLNLNSSMDLHLQQW is encoded by the exons TTTTACAGCTGCGGCTCCAGCAGAGAAGGACCCGTGAGCAGCTGGCAGACCAAGGCATCATGCCAC CACTGAAAAGCCCATCTGCATTCCATGAACAGCGAAAAAGTCTGGAGCGAGCCAAG ACTGAAGATTATCTCAAGCACAAGATCAGAAGCAGGCCTGAGCGGTCAGACCTGGTCAATATGCACATTCTGCAAG ACTCGGCTGCAGAGGGGTCCATCCAGTCAACTCAGATGAAGCTGAAAAGAGCCCGACTGGCAGATGACCTCAATGAAAAGATTGCGCTCAGGCCTGGTCCTTTGGAGCTGGTGGAGAAGAATATTATTCCCGTGGACTCAGCTGTGAAAGAGGCCATAAAAG GCTCCCAGGGCGGCTTTCCCCGGCAGACCGACGCGTTCGCCTTCGAGGAGGACAGCAGCAACGACGGGCTGTCCCCGGAGCGGCCCCGCAGCCGCGGCTCCCCGGGCCCCGCCGAGCCGCCCCCCGGCTCCAAGGCCCCGgagccgccccccgccgcctcAGCCGGGGCTCCACAG GATCGTCCCCCCAGTGCCGATGGCCACGCTCCGGACACtgccccggggcagggcagccaGTGCGACAGCCCCAagcagccagcagggcaggagagcccGACGCTCCCGGTGCCCTCTGCCGTGAAG TCCAAGTCATCCAGTGATAGCAAGAACCGTCACAAAAAGCCCAAAGACACCAAGCCCAAAGTAAAGAAGCTCAAGTACCACCAGTACATCCCTCCAGACCAGAAAGCAGAGAAGTCCCCTCCACCCATGGATTCTGCATATGCCagactgctccagcagcagcagctcttcctgcagctccagatcctcagccagcagcaacagcagcagcagcagcatttcaacTACCCTGGGATGCACCAAGGACAGCTAAA GCAATCTAATGAGCAGATGGTCAAAAGTTCAAATTCTTCATCAACTTCTGGCAACAACACCCCTCTTTCTCCAGTGAAAACCACCTTTTCAGGCCAGACTTGTGTCTCATCTATCAAGCCAGGCCCTCTGCCATCCAACCTGGATGATCTCAAA GTGtcagagctgaggcagcagctccgaATACGAGGCCTGCCCGTGTCGGGTACCAAAACAGCGCTGATGGAGCGGCTGCGGCCCTTCCAGGAGTGCAGCGGCAGCACGGTGCCAAACTTCAGTGAGATCACCACCGTCACCTTCCCAGTCACCCCAACAAGCACCCTGTCCAGTTATCAGTCCCAGTCCTCCACCAGCATGTTGTCAAATGGCTTCTACCACtttggcagcaccagctccacCCCACCCATCTCGCCTGCCTCCTCGGAGCTCTCTGTGAGCGGCTCTTTGCCAGACACCTTCAACGACGGGCCCATGTCCTCCCCACAGTTTGGGCTCCAGCCATCGCCCGTCCACGGCAGCGCTGAGGAAAGCCTCATGAGCAGCATGAATGGAGGGAGCATCCAGCTGGAACTGGAAGGAATAGACACAGAGAAAGACAAGATGCTGGTGGAGAAGCAGAAGGTCATCAATGAACTGACGTGGAAgctgcagcaagagcagaggCAGGTGGAAGAGCTGCGGATGCAGCTCCAGAAGCGGAAGAGAAGCAACGGCCTTGAGGAGAAGCAGCAACCTGCTCAGCATTTCTTTGGTGTCCCCATCAAGCAAGAAAACACCGTGTCCAGCTGTCCATTTGCATCCAAACAAATGGCCCTGAAAGGCCAGGCCGGCAGCTCGGATAAGCTGAGTAACTGTGGGGTGCCGCAGGTGCCCCACATTGTAAATAGCCACTGCTTGGAGCCCTCAGGGCAGAGCACCATCACCTCCTCGACATTCCTGAGCCCGCAGTGCTCCCCCCAGCACtctcccctgggagctgccaagAGCCCCCAGCACATCAGCCTGCCACCATCCCCCAACAGCCACTACCTGCTGCCAGTGTCCCCCGAGGGCCGCAGCGCGTCCCCGCCGGGCAGCGGCTGCCTCCGCACAGCTCCG ATGACACGAAGTCAGCAGATGGACGAGCTCCTGGACGTGCTGATTGAGAGTGGAG AAATTCCGGCCAACGCCAAGGAAGACCGCTCCTGCCTCCAGAAAGTCCCTCAGATCATGGTGTCCGCAGGGAGCTCCGGTGCCGCCGGCCCCAAGGGCCCCGCCCCGTTCGAGCCCTTCGAGCACTGCCCGGGCAGCAGCGACGCTCACCTCGAGGTGCTGCTCAACGCCCACAGCCCCCTGGGCAGGGTCAGCGAGATGGCCCTGCTGAAGATGGGGGCAGAGGAGCCCCACTACGATGGGATGATGGAGGGGTTCTCCGGGAAAGCCGCGGATGAACTGCTCAACTCCCAGGAGATTTTACAGACTCCCCTGTCGCCCATGGAAACGcagctctccccttcccctgccgAAGGCTCCGGTTTACAAATGAGTTTCACTGAGTCTCCGTGGGAAACAATGGAGTGGCTGGACCTCACCCCCCCCAGCTCGGCCACCGGCTTCAGCTCGCTCACCCCCGCGGGCCCCAGCATCTTCAACATCGATTTCCTGGATGTCGCCGACCTCAACCTGAACTCCAGCATGgacctgcacctgcagcagtgGTGA
- the MYOCD gene encoding myocardin isoform X5: MNGVIKQDHKSAPAGNEEEKTPKEKPASEVRDGTKLQPPPFAERKNVLQLRLQQRRTREQLADQGIMPPLKSPSAFHEQRKSLERAKTEDYLKHKIRSRPERSDLVNMHILQDSAAEGSIQSTQMKLKRARLADDLNEKIALRPGPLELVEKNIIPVDSAVKEAIKGSQGGFPRQTDAFAFEEDSSNDGLSPERPRSRGSPGPAEPPPGSKAPEPPPAASAGAPQDRPPSADGHAPDTAPGQGSQCDSPKQPAGQESPTLPVPSAVKSKSSSDSKNRHKKPKDTKPKVKKLKYHQYIPPDQKAEKSPPPMDSAYARLLQQQQLFLQLQILSQQQQQQQQHFNYPGMHQGQLKQSNEQMVKSSNSSSTSGNNTPLSPVKTTFSGQTCVSSIKPGPLPSNLDDLKVSELRQQLRIRGLPVSGTKTALMERLRPFQECSGSTVPNFSEITTVTFPVTPTSTLSSYQSQSSTSMLSNGFYHFGSTSSTPPISPASSELSVSGSLPDTFNDGPMSSPQFGLQPSPVHGSAEESLMSSMNGGSIQLELEGIDTEKDKMLVEKQKVINELTWKLQQEQRQVEELRMQLQKRKRSNGLEEKQQPAQHFFGVPIKQENTVSSCPFASKQMALKGQAGSSDKLSNCGVPQVPHIVNSHCLEPSGQSTITSSTFLSPQCSPQHSPLGAAKSPQHISLPPSPNSHYLLPVSPEGRSASPPGSGCLRTAPQMTRSQQMDELLDVLIESGEIPANAKEDRSCLQKVPQIMVSAGSSGAAGPKGPAPFEPFEHCPGSSDAHLEVLLNAHSPLGRVSEMALLKMGAEEPHYDGMMEGFSGKAADELLNSQEILQTPLSPMETQLSPSPAEGSGLQMSFTESPWETMEWLDLTPPSSATGFSSLTPAGPSIFNIDFLDVADLNLNSSMDLHLQQW, from the exons TTTTACAGCTGCGGCTCCAGCAGAGAAGGACCCGTGAGCAGCTGGCAGACCAAGGCATCATGCCAC CACTGAAAAGCCCATCTGCATTCCATGAACAGCGAAAAAGTCTGGAGCGAGCCAAG ACTGAAGATTATCTCAAGCACAAGATCAGAAGCAGGCCTGAGCGGTCAGACCTGGTCAATATGCACATTCTGCAAG ACTCGGCTGCAGAGGGGTCCATCCAGTCAACTCAGATGAAGCTGAAAAGAGCCCGACTGGCAGATGACCTCAATGAAAAGATTGCGCTCAGGCCTGGTCCTTTGGAGCTGGTGGAGAAGAATATTATTCCCGTGGACTCAGCTGTGAAAGAGGCCATAAAAG GCTCCCAGGGCGGCTTTCCCCGGCAGACCGACGCGTTCGCCTTCGAGGAGGACAGCAGCAACGACGGGCTGTCCCCGGAGCGGCCCCGCAGCCGCGGCTCCCCGGGCCCCGCCGAGCCGCCCCCCGGCTCCAAGGCCCCGgagccgccccccgccgcctcAGCCGGGGCTCCACAG GATCGTCCCCCCAGTGCCGATGGCCACGCTCCGGACACtgccccggggcagggcagccaGTGCGACAGCCCCAagcagccagcagggcaggagagcccGACGCTCCCGGTGCCCTCTGCCGTGAAG TCCAAGTCATCCAGTGATAGCAAGAACCGTCACAAAAAGCCCAAAGACACCAAGCCCAAAGTAAAGAAGCTCAAGTACCACCAGTACATCCCTCCAGACCAGAAAGCAGAGAAGTCCCCTCCACCCATGGATTCTGCATATGCCagactgctccagcagcagcagctcttcctgcagctccagatcctcagccagcagcaacagcagcagcagcagcatttcaacTACCCTGGGATGCACCAAGGACAGCTAAA GCAATCTAATGAGCAGATGGTCAAAAGTTCAAATTCTTCATCAACTTCTGGCAACAACACCCCTCTTTCTCCAGTGAAAACCACCTTTTCAGGCCAGACTTGTGTCTCATCTATCAAGCCAGGCCCTCTGCCATCCAACCTGGATGATCTCAAA GTGtcagagctgaggcagcagctccgaATACGAGGCCTGCCCGTGTCGGGTACCAAAACAGCGCTGATGGAGCGGCTGCGGCCCTTCCAGGAGTGCAGCGGCAGCACGGTGCCAAACTTCAGTGAGATCACCACCGTCACCTTCCCAGTCACCCCAACAAGCACCCTGTCCAGTTATCAGTCCCAGTCCTCCACCAGCATGTTGTCAAATGGCTTCTACCACtttggcagcaccagctccacCCCACCCATCTCGCCTGCCTCCTCGGAGCTCTCTGTGAGCGGCTCTTTGCCAGACACCTTCAACGACGGGCCCATGTCCTCCCCACAGTTTGGGCTCCAGCCATCGCCCGTCCACGGCAGCGCTGAGGAAAGCCTCATGAGCAGCATGAATGGAGGGAGCATCCAGCTGGAACTGGAAGGAATAGACACAGAGAAAGACAAGATGCTGGTGGAGAAGCAGAAGGTCATCAATGAACTGACGTGGAAgctgcagcaagagcagaggCAGGTGGAAGAGCTGCGGATGCAGCTCCAGAAGCGGAAGAGAAGCAACGGCCTTGAGGAGAAGCAGCAACCTGCTCAGCATTTCTTTGGTGTCCCCATCAAGCAAGAAAACACCGTGTCCAGCTGTCCATTTGCATCCAAACAAATGGCCCTGAAAGGCCAGGCCGGCAGCTCGGATAAGCTGAGTAACTGTGGGGTGCCGCAGGTGCCCCACATTGTAAATAGCCACTGCTTGGAGCCCTCAGGGCAGAGCACCATCACCTCCTCGACATTCCTGAGCCCGCAGTGCTCCCCCCAGCACtctcccctgggagctgccaagAGCCCCCAGCACATCAGCCTGCCACCATCCCCCAACAGCCACTACCTGCTGCCAGTGTCCCCCGAGGGCCGCAGCGCGTCCCCGCCGGGCAGCGGCTGCCTCCGCACAGCTCCG CAGATGACACGAAGTCAGCAGATGGACGAGCTCCTGGACGTGCTGATTGAGAGTGGAG AAATTCCGGCCAACGCCAAGGAAGACCGCTCCTGCCTCCAGAAAGTCCCTCAGATCATGGTGTCCGCAGGGAGCTCCGGTGCCGCCGGCCCCAAGGGCCCCGCCCCGTTCGAGCCCTTCGAGCACTGCCCGGGCAGCAGCGACGCTCACCTCGAGGTGCTGCTCAACGCCCACAGCCCCCTGGGCAGGGTCAGCGAGATGGCCCTGCTGAAGATGGGGGCAGAGGAGCCCCACTACGATGGGATGATGGAGGGGTTCTCCGGGAAAGCCGCGGATGAACTGCTCAACTCCCAGGAGATTTTACAGACTCCCCTGTCGCCCATGGAAACGcagctctccccttcccctgccgAAGGCTCCGGTTTACAAATGAGTTTCACTGAGTCTCCGTGGGAAACAATGGAGTGGCTGGACCTCACCCCCCCCAGCTCGGCCACCGGCTTCAGCTCGCTCACCCCCGCGGGCCCCAGCATCTTCAACATCGATTTCCTGGATGTCGCCGACCTCAACCTGAACTCCAGCATGgacctgcacctgcagcagtgGTGA